From a single Kitasatospora sp. NBC_00458 genomic region:
- the lnt gene encoding apolipoprotein N-acyltransferase, whose translation MPVTQERSGAASETPGGTPRQGRAARALAKVRAGLPRTGLAALAGLLLALAFPPYDLWPLSLLGVAALSLLTRGRTARQGAWTGFAFGLPFFLMLLSWLRVVGWDATIGLSVVEALFLAALGAGLAVTSRLPGWALWGACLWITQEWARDRLPLGGFPWGRLAFANTATPFTPLAALGGAPLVTFAVALSGTLLAWAVLRLPGRGRAVRPAAAAAGGLGAVAVMLAGFLVPVPTAPADTVKVAVIQGNVPNPGMDFLGRPMMVLNNHAAATEKLADDIRAGRAEKPDIVIWPENSSDLDPFSDPLAYRRIDEAVKAIGVPTLVGTLVDGPDEQHVQNEGIVWDPKTGPGASYTKQHPVPFGEYVPFRDQLSKVITRLQRVARDFYPGDHNGVMQLGPARIGDVICFEVAYDEIVRDTVEQGARVLVVQTNNATYAKTGQPEQQLAMSRLRAVEHGRAVLIAATSGISAVIAPDGTVVQRTEELTAAELSATVPLRDGTTVADHLGAVPEWTLAVAGLLACGGAVLLGRRRRPSGDRQDAARADGTPAAG comes from the coding sequence ATGCCCGTCACCCAGGAGCGGTCCGGGGCCGCATCCGAGACCCCAGGCGGGACCCCCCGCCAGGGCCGGGCCGCCCGCGCGCTCGCCAAGGTCCGGGCCGGTCTGCCGCGCACCGGACTGGCCGCGCTCGCCGGGCTGCTGCTCGCCCTGGCCTTCCCGCCGTACGACCTCTGGCCGCTCTCGCTGCTCGGCGTCGCCGCACTCTCCCTGCTCACCCGGGGCCGCACCGCCCGGCAGGGCGCCTGGACCGGCTTCGCCTTCGGGCTGCCGTTCTTCCTGATGCTGCTCAGCTGGCTGCGGGTGGTCGGCTGGGACGCCACCATCGGCCTCTCGGTCGTCGAGGCGCTCTTCCTGGCGGCCCTCGGCGCCGGGCTCGCGGTCACCTCCCGGCTGCCCGGCTGGGCGCTCTGGGGCGCCTGCCTCTGGATCACCCAGGAGTGGGCCCGCGACCGGCTGCCGCTCGGCGGCTTCCCGTGGGGCCGGCTCGCCTTCGCCAACACCGCCACCCCCTTCACCCCGCTGGCGGCGCTCGGCGGCGCCCCGCTGGTCACCTTCGCGGTCGCGCTCTCCGGCACCCTGCTCGCCTGGGCCGTGCTGCGGCTGCCCGGACGGGGCCGCGCCGTACGCCCGGCCGCGGCCGCCGCCGGCGGTCTCGGCGCCGTCGCCGTGATGCTGGCCGGGTTCCTCGTGCCGGTGCCGACGGCACCCGCCGACACCGTCAAGGTCGCCGTCATCCAGGGCAACGTGCCCAACCCCGGCATGGACTTCCTCGGCCGCCCGATGATGGTCCTCAACAACCACGCCGCCGCCACCGAGAAGCTCGCCGACGACATCAGGGCCGGCCGCGCCGAGAAGCCCGACATCGTGATCTGGCCGGAGAACTCCTCCGACCTCGACCCGTTCAGCGATCCGCTCGCCTACCGGCGGATCGACGAGGCGGTGAAGGCGATCGGCGTCCCCACCCTGGTCGGCACCCTCGTCGACGGCCCCGACGAGCAGCACGTCCAGAACGAGGGCATCGTCTGGGACCCGAAGACGGGACCGGGCGCCTCCTACACCAAGCAGCACCCGGTGCCGTTCGGCGAGTACGTGCCGTTCCGCGACCAGCTGTCCAAGGTGATCACCCGGCTCCAGCGGGTCGCCCGCGACTTCTACCCCGGCGACCACAACGGCGTGATGCAGCTCGGCCCGGCCCGGATCGGCGACGTCATCTGCTTCGAGGTCGCCTACGACGAGATCGTCCGCGACACCGTCGAGCAGGGCGCCCGGGTCCTCGTCGTACAGACCAACAACGCCACCTACGCCAAGACCGGCCAGCCCGAGCAGCAGCTGGCGATGAGCCGGCTGCGCGCCGTCGAGCACGGCCGGGCGGTCCTGATCGCCGCCACCAGCGGCATCAGCGCGGTCATCGCCCCCGACGGCACGGTCGTCCAGCGGACCGAGGAGCTGACCGCCGCCGAGCTGTCCGCCACCGTCCCGCTGCGCGACGGCACCACCGTCGCCGACCACCTGGGCGCCGTGCCCGAGTGGACGCTGGCCGTGGCCGGCCTGCTGGCCTGCGGCGGCGCGGTGCTGCTCGGCCGCCGGCGGCGCCCGTCCGGCGACCGGCAGGACGCCGCCCGGGCCGACGGAACACCGGCCGCGGGCTGA
- a CDS encoding N-acetyltransferase: protein MTDHTAAPALVPADFTVPLELLAEGFRLEPLGERHNEADHAAWSGSIDHIRATPGFEHGHWPPVEGMPLDRNLADLRRHAADFTARKGFTYSVREVPGDAVIGCVYIYPDREEPTAAKVSSWVSADRAGLDAPLHRAVSAWLAADWPLREVRYAPR from the coding sequence ATGACCGACCACACCGCCGCGCCCGCCCTCGTCCCCGCCGACTTCACCGTGCCGCTCGAACTGCTCGCCGAGGGGTTCCGCCTGGAGCCGCTCGGCGAGCGGCACAACGAGGCCGACCACGCCGCCTGGAGCGGCAGCATCGACCACATCCGCGCCACCCCCGGCTTCGAGCACGGCCACTGGCCCCCGGTCGAGGGCATGCCGCTCGACCGCAACCTCGCCGACCTGCGCCGCCACGCCGCCGACTTCACCGCCCGCAAGGGCTTCACCTACAGCGTCCGGGAGGTCCCCGGCGACGCCGTGATCGGCTGCGTCTACATCTACCCGGACCGCGAGGAGCCCACCGCGGCCAAGGTCAGCTCCTGGGTCAGCGCCGACCGCGCCGGGCTGGACGCCCCGCTGCACCGCGCCGTCTCCGCCTGGCTCGCCGCCGACTGGCCGCTCCGCGAGGTCCGCTACGCCCCGCGCTGA
- a CDS encoding amidohydrolase, with amino-acid sequence MTDSTLPPRPSSGRRGPRTVLLRGGAVYSPADPFATAMLVEGGHVAWVGSDGAAEAYAQTADEIVELDGALVTPAFVDAHVHATSTGLALTGLDLTGSPSLAAALDALTAFVTAQDAPGGVLIGHGWDETRWPEGRPPTLAELDAAARGAAVYLSRTDVHSALATTALRELTEGLADRPGHHPEGPLTRDAHHAVRQTALARLTAEQRTRAQRAALARAAELGIGALHECAGPEISSEEDLAALLALAAEGEGPEVFGYWGELGERGVETARRLGAVGAGGDLFVDGAIGSRTACLHTDYADADHTGTSYLTAGQVADHVAACTEAGLQAGFHAIGDAAVAAVIEGVRAAGERVGAGRVRALRHRVEHAEALDDASIAAFADLGLTASVQPAFDAAWGGPDGMYVQRLGAGRAAALNPFAALLRAGVPLAFGSDAPVTPLDPWGTVRAAAFHLTPEHRISARAAFTAHTRGGWRALGRDHDGVLVPGAVASYAVWAADDLVVQAPDSRVAGWSTDPRSGTPGLPDLTPGRPLPVCLRTVVRGRTVHLAAE; translated from the coding sequence ATGACCGATAGCACCCTCCCTCCCCGCCCGTCCTCGGGCAGGAGGGGCCCCCGAACCGTCCTGCTGCGCGGCGGCGCCGTCTACAGCCCCGCCGACCCCTTCGCCACCGCCATGCTCGTCGAGGGCGGGCACGTCGCCTGGGTCGGCAGCGACGGCGCAGCCGAGGCCTACGCGCAGACCGCGGACGAGATCGTCGAGCTGGACGGCGCCCTGGTCACCCCCGCCTTCGTCGACGCCCACGTGCACGCCACCTCCACCGGGCTGGCGCTCACCGGCCTCGACCTCACCGGCAGCCCCTCGCTGGCCGCCGCGCTCGACGCCCTCACCGCCTTCGTCACCGCCCAGGACGCGCCCGGCGGCGTGCTCATCGGCCACGGCTGGGACGAGACCCGCTGGCCCGAGGGCCGCCCGCCCACGCTCGCCGAGCTGGACGCGGCCGCCCGCGGCGCCGCCGTCTACCTCTCCCGCACCGACGTGCACTCCGCCCTGGCGACCACCGCGCTGCGCGAGCTCACCGAGGGCCTCGCCGACCGCCCCGGCCACCACCCCGAGGGCCCGCTGACCCGCGACGCCCACCACGCCGTCCGGCAGACCGCGCTGGCCCGCCTCACCGCCGAGCAGCGCACCCGCGCCCAGCGCGCCGCCCTGGCCCGCGCCGCCGAACTCGGCATCGGCGCGCTGCACGAGTGCGCCGGTCCGGAGATCTCCTCCGAGGAGGACCTCGCGGCACTGCTCGCGCTCGCCGCCGAGGGCGAGGGCCCCGAGGTCTTCGGCTACTGGGGCGAGCTGGGCGAGCGCGGCGTGGAGACCGCGCGCCGACTCGGCGCGGTCGGCGCCGGCGGCGACCTCTTCGTCGACGGCGCGATCGGCTCGCGCACCGCCTGCCTGCACACCGACTACGCGGACGCGGACCACACCGGCACCTCCTACCTGACCGCCGGGCAGGTCGCCGACCACGTCGCCGCCTGCACCGAGGCCGGACTGCAGGCCGGCTTCCACGCCATCGGCGACGCCGCGGTGGCCGCGGTGATCGAGGGCGTCCGGGCGGCCGGCGAGCGGGTCGGCGCCGGCCGGGTCCGGGCGCTGCGCCACCGGGTCGAGCACGCCGAGGCGCTGGACGACGCGAGCATCGCCGCCTTCGCCGACCTCGGCCTCACCGCCTCCGTCCAGCCCGCCTTCGACGCCGCCTGGGGCGGCCCGGACGGCATGTACGTCCAGCGGCTGGGCGCCGGGCGCGCCGCCGCGCTCAACCCCTTCGCGGCCCTGCTGCGGGCCGGTGTGCCGCTCGCCTTCGGCTCGGACGCGCCGGTCACCCCGCTCGACCCCTGGGGGACCGTCCGGGCCGCCGCGTTCCACCTGACCCCGGAGCACCGGATCTCGGCCCGCGCGGCCTTCACCGCCCACACCCGGGGCGGCTGGCGGGCGCTCGGCCGCGACCACGACGGCGTGCTCGTCCCCGGCGCGGTCGCCAGCTACGCGGTCTGGGCCGCCGACGACCTGGTCGTCCAGGCCCCCGACTCCCGGGTGGCCGGCTGGTCGACCGACCCGCGCTCCGGCACCCCCGGTCTGCCCGACCTCACCCCCGGCCGCCCGCTGCCGGTCTGCCTGCGCACCGTGGTCCGCGGCCGCACGGTCCACCTGGCCGCCGAGTGA
- a CDS encoding Lrp/AsnC family transcriptional regulator — protein sequence MEDLDQRIVQLLLQDGRMSYTDLGKATGLSTSAVHQRVRRLEQRGVIRGYTAIVDPDAVELALTAFISVKPFDPSAPDDTPERLSGLPEIEACHSVAGDENYILKVRVGAPGDLEDLLARIRSAAGVSTRTTVVLSTPYEARPPKL from the coding sequence GTGGAGGATCTCGACCAACGCATCGTCCAGCTGCTCCTCCAGGACGGCCGGATGAGCTACACGGACCTGGGCAAGGCCACCGGCCTGTCCACCTCGGCGGTGCACCAGCGGGTGCGCCGGCTGGAGCAGCGCGGCGTGATCCGCGGGTACACCGCCATCGTCGACCCGGACGCCGTCGAGCTGGCGCTCACCGCGTTCATCTCGGTCAAGCCGTTCGACCCCAGCGCCCCGGACGACACGCCGGAACGGCTGTCCGGCCTGCCCGAGATCGAGGCCTGCCACAGCGTGGCCGGAGACGAGAACTACATCCTCAAGGTCCGCGTCGGAGCCCCCGGCGACCTGGAGGACCTGCTGGCCCGCATCCGCAGCGCCGCCGGCGTCTCCACCCGCACCACCGTCGTGCTCTCCACTCCCTACGAGGCGCGCCCCCCGAAGCTCTGA
- a CDS encoding acyl-CoA dehydrogenase family protein — translation MTPSPAKAVDRQLPSEEARELLSLTRDLVQRELQPRAAEDEAVGRFPREVFRTLGDAGLLSLPYDEKYGGGEQPYEVYLQVLEELAAGWLAVGLGVSVHTLSCHALATFGTDEQRDRWLPGMLSGEQLGAYCLSEPQSGSDAAALRTRADLDGDEYVVSGTKAWITHGGHADFYSALVRTGEEGARGISCLLVPGAQAGLSAAPPEHKMGMKSSPTAQLHFDGARVARERLVGGEGQGFQIALAALDSGRLGIAACAVGVAQAALDQAVDYARTRRQFGRPIADFQGLSFLLADMATQIEAGRALYLAAARRRDAGLPFSKEAAMAKLFCTDAAMKVTTDAVQVLGGYGYTQDFPAERYMREAKVLQIVEGTNQIQRLVIGRHLTKG, via the coding sequence ATGACCCCCTCCCCTGCGAAAGCCGTGGACCGCCAGCTGCCGAGCGAGGAGGCCCGCGAGCTCCTGAGCCTGACCCGGGACCTCGTCCAGCGCGAGCTGCAGCCGCGCGCCGCGGAGGACGAGGCCGTCGGCCGCTTCCCGCGCGAGGTCTTCCGCACGCTCGGCGACGCCGGCCTGCTCTCCCTGCCGTACGACGAGAAGTACGGCGGCGGCGAGCAGCCCTACGAGGTCTACCTCCAGGTGCTGGAGGAGCTCGCCGCCGGCTGGCTGGCCGTCGGCCTCGGCGTCAGCGTCCACACCCTCTCCTGCCACGCGCTCGCCACCTTCGGCACCGACGAGCAGCGCGACCGCTGGCTGCCCGGCATGCTCTCCGGCGAGCAGCTCGGCGCGTACTGCCTCTCGGAGCCGCAGTCCGGCTCCGACGCCGCTGCCCTGCGCACCCGCGCGGACCTGGACGGCGACGAGTACGTGGTCAGCGGCACCAAGGCGTGGATCACCCACGGCGGCCACGCCGACTTCTACAGCGCCCTGGTGCGCACCGGCGAGGAGGGTGCGCGCGGGATCAGCTGCCTGCTGGTTCCCGGCGCCCAGGCGGGCCTCTCGGCCGCGCCGCCGGAGCACAAGATGGGCATGAAGTCCTCCCCGACCGCCCAGCTGCACTTCGACGGTGCCCGGGTGGCCCGGGAGCGGCTGGTCGGCGGCGAGGGGCAGGGGTTCCAGATCGCGCTCGCCGCGCTGGACTCCGGCCGCCTCGGGATCGCGGCCTGCGCCGTCGGCGTGGCCCAGGCCGCGCTCGACCAGGCCGTCGACTACGCGCGCACCCGCCGCCAGTTCGGCCGTCCGATCGCGGACTTCCAGGGCCTGTCGTTCCTGCTCGCCGACATGGCGACCCAGATCGAGGCCGGCCGTGCGCTCTACCTGGCCGCCGCCCGCAGGCGCGACGCGGGCCTGCCGTTCTCCAAGGAGGCGGCGATGGCCAAGCTGTTCTGCACCGACGCGGCGATGAAGGTGACCACCGACGCCGTCCAGGTGCTCGGCGGGTACGGCTACACGCAGGACTTCCCGGCCGAGCGCTACATGCGCGAGGCCAAGGTGCTGCAGATCGTCGAGGGCACCAACCAGATCCAGCGCCTGGTGATCGGCCGCCACCTCACCAAGGGCTGA
- a CDS encoding uridine kinase family protein, producing MTGLAAGLRALPPSCGPVRLVAVDGHAGSGKTTFAGRLAAALGGAPVVHLDDLATHTEPFGWTGRLRSQVLEPLAAGRDAAYEVYDWTSRRFAGTAAVPLAPVVLVEGVGAGRRAVRPWLSRLIWMELDAAAARRRGEERDGPGLAEFWAGWASAETAHFAADPSRPFAGTLVDGVTGRIAPSTVGEPSTGP from the coding sequence CTGACCGGCCTCGCCGCCGGACTGCGGGCGCTGCCGCCGTCCTGCGGGCCGGTGCGGCTGGTCGCGGTGGACGGGCACGCCGGTTCGGGCAAGACCACCTTCGCGGGCCGGCTGGCGGCGGCACTGGGCGGGGCGCCGGTGGTCCACCTCGACGACCTGGCCACCCACACCGAGCCGTTCGGCTGGACCGGGCGGCTGCGCTCCCAGGTGCTGGAGCCGCTGGCGGCCGGGCGGGACGCCGCGTACGAGGTGTACGACTGGACCTCCCGCCGGTTCGCCGGCACCGCGGCGGTACCGCTCGCGCCGGTGGTCCTGGTCGAGGGGGTCGGCGCGGGGCGGCGCGCGGTGCGGCCGTGGCTGAGCCGGCTGATCTGGATGGAGCTCGACGCCGCGGCCGCCCGGCGGCGGGGCGAGGAGCGGGACGGGCCGGGGCTGGCGGAGTTCTGGGCGGGCTGGGCCTCCGCCGAAACCGCACATTTCGCCGCCGACCCGAGTCGGCCGTTCGCCGGAACGCTGGTCGACGGAGTGACCGGGCGGATCGCGCCGAGCACCGTCGGTGAACCTTCAACAGGCCCTTGA
- a CDS encoding AAA family ATPase, with translation MESSDSNNTGGAAPNRLADRAWLRAMDAYTAGAYSRAEEEFRAAVRLDPGMADAWLGLHALRSDTSGALLAMYRHQKRFGEQRRRHGRPLSSWYWLGWWVQPVLEDARDLALAHASHWLDGRHLTELDQALEQCPAPGEDPSARFLHACRSYLLKDWEQLIRDTDRLLDDPLLGIEAGLFAGMARVRLDMCAQAQAPLAASLARCRSEQPQRKELRYWLARSYEGAGRSAAALPLYRAVHRADPAFMDTAARLTAISAEDGVADALLESGGGVGAGGRETGRAGGFEDAPDMEALDPLDALDALDTMGAMDTVDATGVDSGGYGAFGPDPAGPDGRSGLGADPLGAEAYGADAYGAEAYGADVQGQEAADPDGRLLDAPSPGASGGSGADAPGPDAEPRPAAPATAGTGTDNRPSGGEAGAPPPAAGERSGSTAPLPAPVTPASPAPARGEALPRTANTYATIEREGDQAELDAALAELSRMVGLEPVKRQVRALSAQLRMAGLRAEQGLPVQPPKRHFVFSGPSGTGKTTVARILGRVFHALGLLSGDHLVEAQRADLVGEFLGQTAVKANELIDSALDGVLFIDEAYSLSNSGYSKGDAYGDEALQVLLKRAEDNRDRLVVILAGYPEGMNRLLATNPGLNSRFTTRVDFPSYRPGELTAIGAALAGQDGDGWDEDAAEELASICTHVVREGWIDDLGNGRFVRTLYEKSCAYRDLRLTMLREPPGREDLATLRLPDLVQAYGELIDGRG, from the coding sequence GTGGAGAGTTCCGACAGCAACAACACGGGCGGCGCGGCGCCGAACCGGCTCGCCGACCGCGCCTGGCTCCGTGCCATGGACGCCTACACGGCCGGCGCCTACTCCCGGGCCGAGGAGGAGTTCCGTGCCGCCGTGCGGCTGGACCCCGGGATGGCCGACGCCTGGCTCGGCCTGCACGCGCTGCGCAGCGACACCTCCGGCGCGTTACTCGCCATGTACCGCCACCAGAAACGTTTCGGTGAGCAGCGGCGCCGCCACGGCCGGCCGCTCAGCTCCTGGTACTGGCTCGGCTGGTGGGTGCAGCCGGTCCTGGAGGACGCCCGCGACCTGGCCCTCGCACACGCCTCGCACTGGCTCGACGGACGCCACCTCACCGAGCTGGACCAGGCGTTGGAGCAGTGCCCGGCCCCCGGCGAGGACCCCAGCGCGCGGTTCCTGCACGCCTGCCGGTCGTACCTGCTGAAGGACTGGGAACAGCTGATCCGGGACACCGACCGGCTGCTGGACGACCCGCTGCTCGGCATCGAGGCGGGGCTCTTCGCCGGCATGGCGCGGGTCCGGCTGGACATGTGCGCGCAGGCCCAGGCGCCGCTCGCCGCCTCGCTCGCCCGCTGCCGCTCCGAGCAGCCGCAGCGCAAGGAGCTGCGCTACTGGCTGGCCCGCTCCTACGAGGGGGCCGGGCGCAGCGCGGCCGCGCTGCCGCTCTACCGGGCCGTCCACCGGGCCGACCCGGCGTTCATGGACACCGCGGCCCGGCTCACGGCGATCTCGGCGGAGGACGGCGTCGCCGACGCCCTGCTGGAGTCCGGCGGCGGGGTGGGTGCGGGCGGCCGCGAGACGGGCCGGGCGGGGGGCTTCGAGGACGCGCCGGACATGGAGGCGCTGGACCCGCTGGATGCCCTGGACGCGCTGGACACCATGGGCGCGATGGACACGGTGGACGCGACCGGGGTCGACTCCGGGGGCTACGGGGCCTTCGGCCCGGACCCGGCCGGCCCGGACGGCAGGTCGGGGCTCGGGGCGGACCCCCTGGGGGCGGAGGCCTACGGGGCCGATGCCTACGGCGCGGAGGCCTACGGGGCGGACGTGCAGGGCCAGGAGGCGGCGGACCCGGACGGTCGGCTGCTGGACGCCCCCTCCCCCGGCGCCTCCGGCGGTTCGGGTGCGGACGCTCCCGGCCCGGACGCCGAGCCCCGACCGGCCGCCCCGGCCACCGCGGGGACCGGCACCGACAACAGACCCTCGGGCGGCGAGGCGGGCGCCCCGCCGCCGGCCGCCGGCGAGCGCTCCGGTTCGACCGCGCCGCTGCCGGCCCCCGTCACACCGGCCTCCCCCGCACCCGCCCGCGGCGAGGCGCTCCCGCGCACCGCGAACACCTACGCCACCATCGAACGCGAGGGCGACCAGGCGGAGTTGGACGCCGCACTCGCCGAACTCTCGCGGATGGTCGGCCTGGAACCGGTCAAGCGACAGGTCCGGGCGCTCTCCGCACAGCTGCGGATGGCCGGCCTCCGCGCCGAGCAGGGCCTGCCGGTCCAGCCCCCCAAGCGCCACTTCGTCTTCTCCGGCCCGTCCGGCACCGGCAAGACCACCGTCGCCCGGATCCTCGGCCGGGTCTTCCACGCCCTCGGCCTGCTCTCCGGCGACCACCTGGTCGAGGCCCAGCGGGCCGACCTGGTGGGCGAGTTCCTCGGCCAGACGGCGGTCAAGGCGAACGAGCTGATCGACTCCGCCCTGGACGGCGTGCTCTTCATCGACGAGGCGTACAGCCTCTCCAACTCCGGCTACAGCAAGGGAGACGCCTACGGGGACGAGGCGCTCCAGGTGCTGCTCAAGCGCGCCGAGGACAACCGCGACCGGCTGGTGGTGATCCTGGCCGGCTACCCCGAGGGCATGAACCGGCTGCTCGCCACCAACCCCGGGCTCAACTCCCGCTTCACCACCCGGGTCGACTTCCCCAGCTACCGCCCGGGCGAGCTGACCGCGATCGGGGCGGCCCTCGCCGGTCAGGACGGCGACGGCTGGGACGAGGACGCCGCCGAGGAGCTCGCCTCGATCTGCACCCACGTGGTCCGCGAGGGCTGGATCGACGACCTGGGCAACGGCCGGTTCGTCCGCACCCTGTACGAGAAGTCCTGCGCCTACCGTGACCTGCGGCTCACCATGCTGCGCGAACCGCCCGGCCGCGAGGACCTGGCCACCCTCCGGCTGCCGGACCTGGTCCAGGCGTACGGCGAGCTGATCGACGGCCGAGGCTGA
- a CDS encoding NAD-dependent epimerase/dehydratase family protein: protein MRLLLLGGTEFVGRAVAEDAVARGWEVTVFHRGTHAPPAGVAEVLHGDRTAEGGLAALAAGEWDAVVDTWSGAPSAVRDSARLLAGRVGRYAYVSSRSVYAYPAPAGADETAPVVDGSPDDGGEVAYPQAKRGGELAVLDAFGDRGLLVRAGLILGPYENIGRLPWWLGRIARGGPVLAPGPRGLSVQFIDGRDLAAWTLDALAGGLGGAYDLVSPAGHATMGGLLEACVAATGSDAELRWTEPGPILAAGVEPWSHLPVWIPPGELYDTMHGSDVAKAVAAGLRCRPVAETVADTWAWLTAIGGTAPQRPDRPQVGLDPELEAKVLAG from the coding sequence ATGAGGCTTCTACTGCTGGGTGGGACGGAGTTCGTCGGGCGCGCGGTCGCCGAGGACGCGGTGGCGAGGGGTTGGGAGGTGACGGTCTTCCACCGGGGGACGCACGCTCCGCCGGCGGGGGTGGCCGAGGTCCTGCACGGGGACCGGACGGCTGAGGGCGGGCTCGCGGCGCTCGCTGCGGGGGAGTGGGACGCCGTGGTGGACACCTGGTCCGGCGCCCCGTCGGCGGTGCGCGACAGCGCCCGCCTGCTGGCGGGCCGGGTCGGCCGCTACGCGTACGTGTCGAGCCGCTCGGTGTACGCCTACCCGGCCCCGGCGGGCGCGGACGAGACGGCGCCGGTGGTGGACGGCTCACCCGACGACGGCGGCGAGGTGGCGTACCCGCAGGCCAAGCGGGGCGGCGAGCTGGCCGTCCTGGACGCCTTCGGGGACCGGGGGCTGCTGGTCCGGGCGGGGCTGATCCTCGGCCCGTACGAGAACATCGGCCGGCTGCCCTGGTGGCTGGGCCGGATCGCCCGCGGCGGCCCGGTGCTGGCCCCCGGGCCGCGCGGGCTCTCCGTGCAGTTCATCGACGGCCGGGACCTCGCGGCCTGGACGCTGGACGCCCTGGCGGGCGGGCTCGGCGGCGCGTACGACCTGGTCAGCCCGGCCGGGCACGCCACCATGGGCGGGCTGCTGGAGGCCTGCGTGGCGGCCACCGGCTCCGACGCCGAGCTGCGCTGGACGGAGCCCGGGCCGATCCTGGCGGCCGGTGTCGAGCCGTGGAGCCACCTGCCGGTCTGGATCCCGCCGGGCGAGCTGTACGACACCATGCACGGCTCCGACGTCGCCAAGGCGGTGGCCGCCGGGCTGCGCTGCCGTCCGGTCGCGGAGACGGTCGCGGACACCTGGGCCTGGCTGACCGCGATCGGCGGTACCGCCCCGCAGCGTCCGGACCGGCCGCAGGTCGGCCTGGACCCGGAGCTGGAGGCCAAGGTCCTGGCGGGCTGA
- a CDS encoding hemolysin family protein, whose product MTALQLAAAVLLLLGNAFFVGAEFAVVSVRRSQIEPLAEAGDKRARTVLHALSNVSAMLAAAQLGITVCSLGLGALAEPTIAHLLEGPFHALGVPSGLMHPLSYGIALAVVVYLHMVMGEMVPKNMALAGPEKAALWLGPPLDRLARWLAPVIAFLNAFANAVLRLFKVEGKDEVESVFTTEQLMYLLADSRDAGLLDEGRQERLEDALEMGRRPVTEVLLTPEQLVTVDTKVTAAQIEELALRTGFSRFPVTDGDPAGHGYLGYLHLKDILDVDDPTVPVPARLWRPITVLRGTLPLDDALGAMRRAACHLAAVLDQDGRTLGVVMLEDVLEELVGEVHDPDHRSAA is encoded by the coding sequence ATGACCGCGCTCCAACTGGCCGCCGCCGTCCTGCTGCTGCTCGGCAACGCCTTCTTCGTCGGCGCCGAGTTCGCCGTCGTCTCGGTCCGGCGCAGCCAGATCGAGCCGCTCGCCGAGGCGGGCGACAAGCGCGCCCGCACCGTCCTGCACGCGCTCTCCAACGTGTCCGCGATGCTGGCCGCCGCCCAGCTCGGCATCACCGTCTGCTCGTTGGGCCTCGGTGCGCTCGCCGAGCCGACCATCGCCCACCTGCTGGAGGGGCCGTTCCACGCGCTCGGCGTGCCGTCCGGCCTGATGCACCCGCTCTCCTACGGCATCGCGCTGGCGGTCGTGGTCTACCTGCACATGGTGATGGGCGAGATGGTGCCCAAGAACATGGCGCTGGCCGGTCCGGAGAAGGCCGCGCTGTGGCTCGGCCCGCCGCTCGACCGGCTGGCCCGCTGGCTCGCCCCGGTGATCGCGTTCCTGAACGCCTTCGCCAACGCCGTGCTGAGGCTGTTCAAGGTCGAGGGCAAGGACGAGGTGGAGTCGGTCTTCACCACCGAGCAGCTGATGTACCTGCTCGCCGACTCCCGGGACGCCGGACTGCTCGACGAGGGCCGCCAGGAGCGCCTGGAGGACGCCCTGGAGATGGGCCGCCGCCCGGTCACCGAGGTGCTGCTCACCCCCGAGCAGCTGGTCACCGTGGACACCAAGGTGACCGCCGCGCAGATCGAGGAACTGGCGCTGCGCACCGGCTTCTCCCGGTTCCCGGTCACCGACGGCGACCCGGCCGGCCACGGCTACCTGGGGTACCTGCACCTCAAGGACATCCTGGACGTCGACGACCCCACGGTCCCGGTGCCGGCCCGCCTCTGGCGGCCGATCACGGTGCTGCGCGGCACCCTCCCGCTGGACGACGCGCTCGGCGCCATGCGCAGGGCCGCCTGCCACCTGGCGGCCGTCCTCGACCAGGACGGCCGGACGCTCGGCGTCGTGATGCTGGAGGACGTGCTGGAGGAGCTGGTCGGCGAGGTCCACGACCCGGACCACCGCTCCGCGGCGTAG